One Nostoc punctiforme PCC 73102 DNA window includes the following coding sequences:
- a CDS encoding hybrid sensor histidine kinase/response regulator — protein MSVVENNKIYRILAVDDTRDNLILVQAILESEGYEIDLVSDGIKALRQVEKSPPDLILLDVMMPGMDGYEVTRRIRNNPAISYIPILLITAFHESSVVEGLDAGADDFIRKPFDTDELLARVRSLLRLKHSLDEQQKMTRQREDFVSRLTHDLRTPLVAADRMLNLFEMETFCKISPEMKQAIAVMIRSNQNLMDMVNTLLEVYRFEAGKKTLNWEVCDLREISEEVVSELSPLTNEKGLTLTIDTSKLNPLSKNAGIIMGDRLELRRVLNNLIANAIKFTDTGGISIRIFETSPSPENQDSVTIEVQDTGYGIAPEDQATIFERFRQGKHKRSGSGLGLHLSHRIVEGHAGTIQVASEVGKGTLFTVQLPKNI, from the coding sequence ATGTCTGTAGTTGAAAATAATAAAATTTATCGTATTCTCGCAGTTGATGACACTCGAGATAATCTGATTTTGGTTCAAGCGATTTTAGAAAGTGAGGGATATGAAATTGATTTGGTTTCAGATGGAATAAAGGCTTTAAGGCAAGTTGAAAAATCTCCACCCGATCTGATTTTGTTAGATGTAATGATGCCGGGGATGGATGGTTATGAAGTCACGCGTCGGATTCGGAATAACCCAGCAATTAGTTATATTCCAATTCTGCTAATTACTGCTTTTCATGAATCTAGCGTTGTCGAAGGTTTAGATGCTGGTGCTGACGATTTTATTCGTAAACCATTTGATACTGATGAACTACTGGCAAGAGTGCGATCGCTATTACGTCTCAAGCACAGTCTGGACGAACAACAAAAAATGACCCGCCAACGGGAAGACTTTGTTTCTCGTCTGACTCATGATTTGCGAACTCCTTTAGTAGCTGCCGATCGGATGTTGAATTTGTTTGAGATGGAAACATTCTGCAAAATCTCGCCAGAAATGAAACAGGCGATCGCAGTTATGATTCGCAGTAACCAAAATTTGATGGACATGGTAAACACCCTCCTAGAAGTCTATCGCTTCGAGGCAGGTAAAAAAACGTTGAATTGGGAAGTATGTGATTTACGTGAGATATCTGAAGAAGTGGTGAGCGAACTAAGCCCTCTCACGAATGAAAAAGGTTTGACCCTGACAATAGACACCAGTAAATTAAATCCACTGAGTAAAAATGCTGGGATTATTATGGGCGATCGCTTAGAACTACGGCGAGTGCTAAACAATTTGATCGCCAATGCCATCAAATTTACAGATACAGGAGGGATCTCAATCCGCATTTTTGAAACATCACCTTCTCCAGAAAATCAAGATTCGGTAACTATTGAGGTACAAGATACAGGATATGGAATTGCACCCGAAGATCAGGCAACAATTTTTGAGCGATTTCGCCAAGGCAAACATAAACGTTCAGGTAGTGGCTTAGGGCTACATTTATCCCACAGGATTGTAGAAGGGCACGCAGGAACTATCCAGGTTGCTTCTGAAGTAGGTAAAGGTACTTTGTTCACTGTCCAACTACCTAAGAACATTTAA
- a CDS encoding lipid-A-disaccharide synthase-related protein, producing MSNSSRLSVASNSQDATSPLRLLVLSNGHGEDVIAVRILQELQRQSNPPEIFALPLVGEGRAYQQLEIPLIGSVRTMPSGGFIYMDGRQLARDVRGGLLQLTLSQIKAVRRWVSSQKKLGNKRAILAVGDIVPLLFATFSGANYAFVGTAKSEYYVRDEAGLLPRKSKDARWENFSGSVYHPWERWLMSRRRCKAVFPRDVLTTETLKQWPIPAFNLGNPMMDGLQPTFSRQQFYSRDSHQQETVRPLMVTLLPGSRPPEAYTNWEKIMIAVSALMASFQERDSVFYTSGTVVFLGAIAPGLDSNILSQSVQSQGWRAESVCPIQLPDPNILTFKQRNAYLLLTQQSYNDCLHLGDFAIAMAGTATEQFIGLGKPAIAIPGNGPQYNPAFAEAQSRHLGSSLILVEQPAEVAEIVQSLFKDPDILQIIAENGLRRMGKPGAALRIAECLQERLS from the coding sequence ATGAGTAATTCATCCCGCTTATCTGTAGCCTCTAACTCCCAAGATGCAACTTCTCCTTTACGGTTACTTGTATTAAGTAATGGTCATGGAGAAGATGTAATTGCAGTTCGGATTTTGCAAGAACTCCAACGACAATCAAACCCACCAGAGATATTTGCTTTACCTCTGGTGGGTGAAGGACGTGCTTACCAACAGTTGGAGATCCCCCTTATCGGTTCAGTCCGCACTATGCCTTCTGGCGGCTTTATTTATATGGATGGCCGCCAGTTGGCGCGAGATGTACGCGGTGGTTTATTGCAACTTACCCTCAGCCAGATTAAAGCTGTCCGCCGATGGGTGAGTTCTCAAAAAAAATTAGGTAATAAAAGAGCAATTTTAGCTGTGGGAGATATTGTCCCCCTGTTGTTTGCAACTTTTAGTGGCGCTAATTATGCTTTTGTGGGTACGGCGAAATCTGAATATTATGTGCGCGATGAAGCTGGATTATTACCACGAAAATCCAAAGACGCGCGTTGGGAAAACTTTTCTGGTTCAGTTTACCATCCTTGGGAACGTTGGTTAATGAGTCGTCGCCGTTGTAAGGCGGTGTTCCCTAGAGATGTGCTGACGACGGAAACATTAAAGCAATGGCCAATTCCCGCTTTTAATTTGGGTAATCCCATGATGGATGGTCTGCAACCAACCTTTTCACGCCAACAATTTTATAGTCGGGACAGTCACCAGCAAGAAACGGTTAGACCTTTAATGGTGACTCTTCTTCCTGGTTCTCGTCCGCCAGAGGCATACACCAACTGGGAAAAAATTATGATTGCCGTATCTGCGCTGATGGCAAGTTTCCAGGAACGAGATTCGGTGTTTTACACTTCTGGCACAGTGGTGTTTTTAGGTGCGATCGCTCCTGGTTTGGACTCTAATATTTTATCCCAAAGCGTGCAATCCCAAGGCTGGCGGGCGGAATCAGTATGTCCTATCCAACTTCCCGATCCAAATATCTTGACATTTAAACAAAGAAATGCTTATCTTTTGCTGACTCAACAATCCTATAATGACTGCTTGCATTTGGGAGATTTTGCGATCGCAATGGCAGGTACAGCCACAGAACAGTTTATCGGTTTAGGGAAACCTGCGATCGCTATTCCCGGCAATGGTCCCCAATATAACCCTGCCTTTGCTGAAGCTCAAAGCCGTCATTTAGGCTCATCTTTGATTTTAGTCGAGCAGCCAGCAGAAGTGGCCGAGATCGTCCAGTCTCTATTCAAAGATCCTGATATTTTGCAAATTATTGCCGAAAATGGCCTGCGACGTATGGGCAAACCAGGAGCCGCACTACGCATTGCTGAATGTTTACAGGAACGATTGAGTTGA
- a CDS encoding response regulator, giving the protein MYLAHSFMSDEKQQNSHQPLILAVEDHDDSLLLISYALELMGCRFICQTDCSATVLVAKEYQPDLILLDILLPGLSGIDVVRHLKQEPLTSKIPAIAVTALATTEDRERILKAGFDDYISKPYMIEDLEAIIRRVLGGKFSPYSAFELCQD; this is encoded by the coding sequence ATGTATTTGGCACATTCATTCATGAGTGATGAAAAGCAGCAAAACTCTCACCAGCCTTTGATTTTGGCAGTGGAAGACCATGATGATAGTCTTTTGCTGATTAGTTATGCTCTTGAGTTAATGGGTTGTAGATTTATTTGTCAAACAGATTGCTCTGCAACAGTGCTGGTGGCTAAAGAATATCAACCTGACTTAATTTTGTTGGATATTTTGTTACCAGGTCTTAGCGGTATCGATGTTGTGCGTCATCTAAAGCAAGAACCCTTAACTTCCAAAATTCCAGCGATCGCAGTCACAGCTTTAGCTACCACGGAGGATCGAGAGCGTATCCTTAAGGCAGGATTTGATGATTATATCAGCAAACCCTATATGATTGAGGACTTAGAGGCTATAATTCGCCGTGTATTGGGAGGAAAATTCTCTCCTTACTCAGCTTTTGAACTTTGTCAAGATTAG
- a CDS encoding response regulator transcription factor → MNEISIILIEDHDLTRMGLRAALQSHSALKVIGEAANATQGLKLLETAKPDVAVVDIGLPDMDGIELTRKFKRHQAETGQTTTKILILTMDHTEDAVLAAFAAGADSYYMKETSISKLTEAIQATHGGNSWIDPAIANVVLRKMRQGIPGESQNSDKPKTVKIEALASEYEQVLETYPLTQRELEILELIVAGCSNGQIAEKLYITVGTVKTHVRNILNKLCADDRTQAAVRALRSGLVA, encoded by the coding sequence ATGAATGAAATTAGCATTATTTTAATTGAAGATCATGACTTAACACGAATGGGGCTAAGAGCGGCTTTACAGTCTCACAGCGCCTTGAAAGTAATAGGCGAAGCAGCAAATGCTACTCAAGGACTAAAACTTTTGGAAACGGCAAAGCCAGATGTAGCTGTTGTAGACATCGGTTTACCTGACATGGATGGCATTGAACTCACCCGTAAATTCAAACGCCATCAAGCTGAAACTGGTCAGACGACAACGAAAATTCTGATCCTAACAATGGATCACACTGAAGACGCTGTACTTGCAGCTTTTGCAGCAGGTGCTGATTCTTATTACATGAAAGAAACAAGCATCAGTAAATTAACTGAGGCGATTCAAGCAACTCACGGCGGTAACTCTTGGATTGATCCGGCAATTGCTAATGTGGTATTGCGGAAAATGCGCCAAGGTATTCCTGGAGAAAGCCAAAATTCTGATAAGCCGAAGACTGTAAAAATTGAGGCGCTAGCATCAGAATACGAGCAAGTTTTAGAAACATATCCCCTGACTCAACGGGAATTGGAAATCTTAGAATTGATTGTAGCTGGGTGTAGCAATGGGCAAATTGCCGAGAAACTCTATATTACAGTTGGTACCGTAAAGACCCATGTTCGTAATATTCTAAATAAATTATGTGCTGACGATCGTACCCAAGCTGCCGTCAGGGCCTTACGTTCTGGGTTGGTAGCATAA
- a CDS encoding ATP-binding protein encodes MEETLKILVVENDEVDRMVVRQALTIAGIQMELSEVGDGNDAFSALSSTAYDCVFLDYDLPNQGGLTLIQRLHFSEIKVPLVVLTGQGDEQMSVQLIKAGATDYLSKSRISPENLAQVLRSAIRIYRAEMQAALAEEQLRESHEKLIRKNQELERQQEQIQMQNFKLLEASRLKSHFLATMSHELRTPMNAIIGFSQILLRPKFGQLSNQQADMVERILNNGKHLLMLLNEVLDFSKLEIGRLDLKAEIFDVSKVINLAVGEMRSLADAKKLSLLVQNDLQNPFIFNDPVRIRQILTNLLSNAIKFTESGEIWVEVKELPTNQVAIIVRDTGIGIASRDFKRIFEAFRQVDQTITRKYPGTGLGLAIVDSLVRMMGGKIFLESKLGIGSMFKIELPRQITLQNVVDDPPHLQLESDGVFGRAKNPHQPSSQARQAPIGYPKFKL; translated from the coding sequence ATGGAAGAGACGCTGAAAATTTTGGTTGTAGAAAATGACGAAGTAGACAGGATGGTAGTCCGTCAAGCCCTGACGATAGCAGGTATTCAGATGGAACTGTCTGAAGTCGGCGATGGCAATGATGCGTTTTCTGCCTTAAGCAGTACTGCTTATGATTGTGTTTTCCTCGACTATGATTTACCAAACCAGGGTGGATTAACCTTGATTCAACGGCTGCATTTTTCGGAAATTAAAGTTCCTTTAGTAGTCTTGACTGGTCAAGGAGATGAACAAATGTCTGTTCAATTAATCAAAGCTGGTGCTACAGACTATCTCTCTAAGTCTAGAATATCCCCAGAAAACTTGGCACAGGTTTTGCGGAGCGCGATTCGAATTTATCGGGCTGAAATGCAGGCGGCTTTGGCAGAAGAGCAGCTGAGAGAAAGTCATGAAAAACTCATTCGTAAGAACCAAGAATTGGAGAGACAACAAGAACAGATTCAAATGCAAAACTTTAAGCTGTTGGAGGCATCACGGCTAAAATCACATTTTTTGGCCACTATGTCCCACGAACTCAGAACGCCGATGAATGCGATTATTGGTTTTTCGCAAATACTGTTGCGTCCTAAGTTCGGTCAACTAAGTAACCAGCAAGCAGATATGGTCGAGCGCATCTTGAATAATGGGAAGCATTTACTGATGCTACTCAATGAAGTTCTGGACTTTTCTAAGCTGGAGATAGGACGATTAGACTTAAAGGCGGAAATATTTGATGTATCAAAGGTCATAAATCTTGCTGTAGGTGAAATGCGTTCCCTCGCTGATGCTAAAAAGCTGTCGTTGTTAGTGCAAAACGATTTGCAAAATCCTTTTATATTTAACGATCCTGTTCGGATCAGACAAATTTTAACTAACCTACTCTCCAATGCGATTAAGTTCACAGAGTCTGGTGAGATTTGGGTTGAGGTTAAGGAACTACCTACAAATCAAGTGGCAATTATTGTTCGGGATACAGGTATTGGTATAGCTTCCAGAGATTTTAAACGTATTTTTGAAGCATTTCGCCAAGTCGATCAAACTATCACTCGCAAATATCCAGGGACTGGTTTGGGTTTGGCAATTGTAGATTCATTGGTGCGAATGATGGGCGGCAAAATTTTTCTGGAGAGCAAATTGGGCATTGGTTCAATGTTTAAAATTGAATTGCCGCGTCAAATCACATTACAAAATGTGGTAGACGATCCTCCCCATTTACAATTAGAGAGCGACGGGGTTTTTGGCAGAGCAAAAAATCCCCATCAGCCATCTTCTCAAGCAAGACAAGCACCAATAGGATATCCTAAATTTAAACTATAA
- a CDS encoding TIGR03032 family protein, with protein MNQNPVTATNRLEINASRQFTPWLLEQNLSLAFTTYQAGKLFFIGLQQGGKLSVFERTFERCMGLYAYGSSLYMSSLYQLWRFENILQPGQVHDNYDAVYLPQISYVTGDLDIHDIALSNSPFPKGKIPSSGLNNSENLIFVNTLFSCLAKVSPTHSFIPLWQPPFISKLAAEDRCHFNGLAMRDGQPRYVTVVSQSDAAEGWRDRRADGGCIIDVESNEIVLKGLSMPHSPRWYRDKLWLLNSGTGDFGYVDLERGSFEPVAFCPGYMRGCAFHGNFAIVGISQPRHNKTFSGLPLDEKLQQKNVEPRCGLLVIDLRTGDIVHSLRIEGAVLELYDVATLPGVRRPMAIGFKSDEIRRMVTMG; from the coding sequence ATGAATCAAAATCCTGTAACTGCAACTAATCGCTTAGAAATAAATGCCTCACGGCAGTTCACCCCTTGGTTGTTGGAACAGAATCTTAGTCTAGCTTTCACCACATATCAAGCAGGTAAATTATTTTTCATCGGCTTGCAACAAGGCGGCAAACTATCAGTATTCGAGCGCACATTTGAACGCTGCATGGGTTTGTATGCTTATGGCAGCAGTTTGTATATGAGTTCGCTTTATCAATTATGGCGCTTTGAAAACATCCTACAACCGGGGCAAGTTCACGACAACTACGATGCTGTTTATTTGCCCCAGATAAGTTATGTTACAGGAGACTTAGACATTCACGATATCGCCCTGAGTAATTCCCCATTCCCAAAGGGGAAAATTCCCAGTAGTGGCTTAAATAATTCAGAAAATTTGATATTTGTCAATACCTTATTTAGCTGTTTAGCCAAAGTTAGTCCCACCCATAGTTTCATTCCCCTGTGGCAACCGCCGTTTATTAGTAAATTGGCAGCAGAAGACAGGTGTCATTTCAACGGGTTGGCAATGCGAGATGGTCAACCCAGATATGTCACTGTTGTTAGTCAGTCAGATGCAGCAGAAGGATGGCGGGACAGACGGGCTGATGGTGGTTGCATCATTGATGTGGAGAGTAACGAGATAGTACTTAAGGGGCTTTCTATGCCCCATTCTCCTCGGTGGTATCGAGATAAATTGTGGTTACTCAACTCTGGGACAGGGGATTTTGGCTACGTAGACTTAGAACGAGGCAGCTTTGAACCCGTAGCTTTTTGTCCGGGATATATGCGTGGTTGTGCATTTCATGGCAACTTTGCGATCGTGGGGATTTCTCAGCCGAGACACAACAAGACTTTTAGTGGTTTACCCCTAGATGAGAAATTGCAACAAAAAAACGTCGAACCTCGATGTGGGTTGCTGGTAATTGACTTGCGGACTGGGGATATTGTGCATTCCCTGCGAATAGAGGGAGCCGTACTGGAATTATACGACGTGGCGACACTACCTGGGGTGCGTCGTCCAATGGCGATCGGCTTTAAGAGTGATGAAATTCGACGAATGGTAACGATGGGATGA
- a CDS encoding BamA/OMP85 family outer membrane protein: MRVSATAIFTLATLAAANITQQATAASAKTVIPTAKAGNLVVPIIEDTPTRIETIASPETIVAQQFSQNPVAAQTGASKNSPVVLKSAQELNSQAIPPASPWPSPKTPATESTLVVTATDVQVVGANQELQEIIRKVIKTQVGGETSQSQLQKDVATILATGLFSNVSVNSFSTQAGLNVVYQVQPIIVRSLQLSGAKVLTYQVAQQKLQSQIGTSISPAGLQQAVAQINKWYADNGYNLARVLSIKPSSQGILTVNVAEGLVSDIKFRFVNDEGKTVDSKGNPVGGRTKPDFLQQQLKLKPGQIFQENVVKQDIQQLYRTGLFEQVNVALEGDATKLDLVYQLKETGARGVNLGGSYNADQGLVGTISYQDQNVGGVNDTLGVNVGVSSRDLQFNSKFISPYRATNPDRLGYTVNGFRNRELSETFDDKIKLANGDKVREGQIGGSVSLQRPIDNWNTSLGLNYTRTSIRDRQGNITPTDAQGNPLSASGTGVDDLTTVSFTATKDQRDNPLNPTQGSVLSLSTEQSIPIGQGNISLNRLKANYSQYLPVQLFNTKQPQVFAVNLQAGTVIGNLPPYESFNLGGSNSVRGYDSGDVGSGRSYVLASAEYRFPVLPIVGGVLFADFASDLGSGDTVLGDPAGVRDKPGYGFGYGAGVRLNSPLGLIRADYGINDQGESKVHLGIGQRF; this comes from the coding sequence ATGCGAGTTTCTGCTACTGCAATTTTTACTTTAGCTACTTTAGCTGCTGCCAATATCACTCAGCAAGCCACGGCTGCATCCGCTAAAACCGTTATTCCAACGGCAAAAGCTGGTAACTTGGTAGTGCCCATAATTGAAGACACTCCCACACGGATAGAGACAATTGCTTCCCCAGAAACCATAGTTGCACAACAATTTTCTCAAAATCCCGTCGCCGCACAAACAGGTGCAAGCAAAAATTCTCCAGTAGTCTTAAAGTCAGCACAAGAGTTAAATTCCCAAGCCATCCCCCCTGCCTCCCCCTGGCCATCTCCTAAAACCCCTGCTACTGAAAGTACTTTAGTAGTCACAGCTACAGACGTACAGGTAGTGGGAGCCAATCAAGAATTGCAAGAGATTATTCGTAAAGTCATTAAAACCCAGGTAGGAGGAGAAACCAGCCAAAGCCAGCTACAAAAAGATGTAGCTACAATTTTGGCTACAGGTTTATTTAGCAATGTCAGTGTGAATAGCTTTAGCACACAGGCTGGATTGAATGTAGTTTATCAAGTGCAACCGATAATTGTACGGTCGCTACAATTATCTGGTGCTAAAGTCCTCACTTACCAAGTAGCCCAACAAAAGTTACAATCTCAAATTGGAACCAGCATCAGTCCTGCTGGACTCCAGCAAGCAGTAGCACAAATTAACAAGTGGTACGCCGACAATGGTTATAACTTAGCACGGGTGTTATCAATTAAACCCAGTTCTCAAGGCATTCTGACTGTGAACGTTGCTGAAGGCTTGGTGAGTGATATCAAGTTTCGCTTTGTCAACGATGAGGGAAAAACCGTTGATAGCAAAGGCAATCCCGTCGGAGGACGCACCAAACCAGATTTTCTGCAACAGCAACTCAAGCTAAAACCTGGTCAAATCTTCCAAGAAAATGTCGTCAAGCAAGACATCCAACAGCTATATCGCACTGGTTTATTTGAGCAGGTGAATGTTGCCTTAGAAGGAGATGCGACAAAGCTTGATTTAGTCTACCAACTTAAAGAAACTGGGGCGCGTGGTGTTAACTTGGGTGGTAGTTACAATGCAGATCAGGGTTTGGTAGGCACAATCAGCTATCAAGATCAGAATGTTGGTGGTGTTAACGATACATTAGGTGTGAATGTTGGCGTAAGTAGCCGAGACTTGCAATTTAATAGCAAATTTATCAGTCCTTATCGAGCAACAAACCCCGATCGCTTGGGGTACACTGTGAATGGTTTTCGTAATCGGGAACTTTCGGAAACCTTTGATGACAAGATTAAGCTAGCTAACGGCGACAAAGTACGGGAAGGTCAAATTGGTGGGAGTGTCAGCTTACAGCGACCAATTGACAACTGGAATACCTCATTAGGATTAAACTATACCCGAACTAGTATTCGCGATCGCCAAGGTAATATTACCCCAACTGATGCTCAAGGCAATCCTCTCTCTGCGAGTGGAACTGGTGTTGACGACCTAACTACGGTATCCTTCACCGCCACCAAAGACCAACGAGATAATCCCCTCAACCCAACTCAAGGTTCCGTTCTGAGTTTGAGTACAGAACAATCTATACCTATAGGTCAAGGTAATATTTCTCTAAATCGCCTCAAAGCCAATTACAGCCAATATCTACCAGTCCAGTTATTTAACACCAAACAGCCACAAGTATTTGCTGTAAACCTGCAAGCTGGTACTGTCATTGGTAATTTACCGCCTTATGAAAGCTTTAACTTAGGTGGTTCCAACTCAGTGCGCGGTTACGATTCCGGCGATGTGGGAAGTGGTCGTAGTTATGTCTTAGCTTCTGCTGAATATCGTTTTCCAGTTTTACCAATCGTAGGGGGTGTATTATTTGCCGACTTTGCTTCAGACTTAGGTTCAGGTGATACTGTATTAGGAGATCCTGCGGGTGTGCGAGACAAACCCGGCTATGGTTTTGGTTATGGGGCTGGAGTCCGCTTAAATTCACCACTAGGCTTAATTCGGGCTGATTATGGCATTAATGACCAAGGAGAAAGCAAAGTGCATTTAGGCATAGGTCAGCGATTTTAA